Proteins encoded by one window of Modestobacter marinus:
- the galT gene encoding galactose-1-phosphate uridylyltransferase: MDAGPMADGAQRWPGQVTERTLADGRPILYFDDEATAGPVHETADDRPLLEAPRAGEVRYDVLTGEWVTIAGHRMNRTFLPSAADCPLDPTVDPARPTEVPDSGYDVAVFANRFPSFAPLTAGPVEGAPAVPFGPPDAPAYGHCDVVVFSSDHDAAVVDLPAARMRTIVEAWAQRTAAHSADPGVAEVFVFENSGQEIGVTLTHPHGQVYAYPVVAPRTGQLLEQARRHREATGGNLLADVLAAEQAEGTRVVLAGEHFTAYVPRAARWPVEVHLAPHRDVPDLAALDDAERAELAEVYQELLRRVNRFHPGVDQVPYISGWHQAPTGAERDLGRLHLQLFSLLRAPGKLKYLAGSESGMGAWINDTTPERIAERLREVAS, translated from the coding sequence ATGGACGCGGGACCGATGGCCGACGGGGCACAGCGATGGCCGGGGCAGGTCACCGAGCGCACCCTGGCCGACGGGCGGCCGATCCTCTACTTCGACGACGAGGCGACCGCCGGTCCGGTGCACGAGACGGCCGATGACCGTCCGCTGCTCGAGGCGCCGCGGGCCGGGGAGGTGCGCTACGACGTCCTCACCGGCGAGTGGGTGACGATCGCCGGGCACCGGATGAACCGCACCTTCCTGCCCAGCGCGGCCGACTGCCCGCTGGACCCGACCGTCGACCCGGCCCGCCCGACCGAGGTGCCCGACAGCGGGTACGACGTCGCGGTGTTCGCCAACCGGTTCCCGAGCTTCGCGCCGCTGACCGCCGGCCCGGTCGAGGGGGCACCCGCCGTCCCGTTCGGCCCGCCCGACGCCCCGGCGTACGGCCACTGCGACGTGGTGGTCTTCTCCAGCGACCACGACGCCGCCGTGGTGGACCTGCCCGCGGCCCGGATGCGGACGATCGTGGAGGCGTGGGCGCAGCGGACGGCGGCCCACTCGGCCGACCCCGGCGTGGCCGAGGTCTTCGTGTTCGAGAACAGCGGCCAGGAGATCGGGGTGACGCTGACCCACCCGCACGGGCAGGTCTACGCCTACCCCGTCGTCGCGCCGCGCACCGGCCAGCTGCTCGAGCAGGCCCGCCGGCACCGGGAGGCGACCGGGGGCAACCTGCTGGCCGACGTGCTCGCCGCCGAGCAGGCCGAGGGCACCCGGGTCGTGCTGGCCGGCGAGCACTTCACCGCCTACGTGCCGCGGGCCGCCCGCTGGCCGGTGGAGGTGCACCTCGCGCCGCACCGCGACGTCCCCGACCTGGCCGCGCTGGACGACGCCGAGCGCGCCGAGCTCGCGGAGGTCTACCAGGAGCTGCTGCGCCGGGTGAACCGCTTCCACCCGGGTGTGGACCAGGTGCCCTACATCTCCGGCTGGCACCAGGCGCCGACCGGTGCCGAGCGCGACCTGGGCCGGCTGCACCTGCAGCTGTTCTCGCTGCTCCGGGCGCCCGGGAAGCTGAAGTACCTGGCCGGCTCGGAGTCCGGCATGGGCGCCTGGATCAACGACACCACGCCGGAGCGGATCGCCGAGCGGTTGCGCGAGGTGGCCTCGTGA
- a CDS encoding DEAD/DEAH box helicase, with amino-acid sequence MARRGQAQAGTRRGAPRTQRRARNRDDGDLIAVLARTVREVEAAAQRGRVTPSVRAKFQVVALLVREEHARVRAEQTGSDSRRAEQLKRLDGIGTILAKTAVRDPGLLALLAEDAVVSEAARSLKREVLESVGVEPPAEEAAPREATAAPVAPERQVVPQSVVSRQLANPFLAPDFSAVRPAAPRPRRLAGWELLGPLLNSFERASGGAPACLDLPFPTSRFTPAGLDLMPHQGQLVAAAAAGHRTFLLADEPGLGKTAQALLAAEAADAYPLLVVVPNVVKTNWAREAGLWVPHRSATVIHGNGDTIDGFADIVVVNYEVLDRHVGWLGDFGFGGMVVDEAHFIKNKTSQRSQHVLEVSQRIRSRNPRPLLMALTGTPLINDIEDFRAIWQFLGWIDDSKPLAELMDALEETGLTPADPGFYGAARRCVIDLGIVRRRKVDVAADIPARRIADLPVELDGPAGRSIRAAERDLSRRLVKRYESAIAARESATVVEGIDAGLVRQVARWELKDATTAKAGENVFSMMRRIGEAKAGLAADYAAQLARSAGKVVFFAKHIDVMDTAEEVFTKQGVRYSSIRGDQTPGARQRNIDAFVNDPDVAVAVCSLTSAGVGLNLQVASNLVLAELSWTDAEQTQAIDRAHRIGQTEPVTAWRIIAAQTIDARIAELIDSKAGLAARALDGSDEEVGSSTDVQLEALVALLTEALEAAAGPVPAAEIAL; translated from the coding sequence TTGGCTCGACGAGGCCAGGCCCAGGCGGGCACCCGCCGGGGCGCCCCGCGCACCCAGCGACGCGCGCGCAACCGCGACGACGGCGACCTGATCGCCGTGCTCGCCCGCACCGTCCGTGAGGTCGAGGCGGCCGCCCAGCGCGGCCGCGTGACGCCGTCCGTGCGCGCGAAGTTCCAGGTCGTGGCCCTGCTGGTGCGCGAGGAGCACGCCCGGGTCCGGGCGGAGCAGACCGGCAGCGACAGCCGCCGGGCCGAGCAGCTCAAGCGGCTGGACGGGATCGGGACGATCCTGGCCAAGACCGCCGTGCGGGACCCGGGCCTGCTCGCGCTCCTGGCCGAGGACGCGGTGGTGTCCGAGGCGGCCCGGTCGCTGAAGCGTGAGGTGCTGGAGTCCGTCGGGGTCGAGCCGCCCGCCGAGGAGGCCGCGCCGCGGGAGGCCACGGCCGCGCCCGTCGCCCCCGAACGGCAGGTGGTCCCGCAGTCGGTCGTCTCGCGGCAGCTGGCCAACCCGTTCCTGGCCCCCGACTTCTCGGCCGTGCGGCCGGCTGCGCCCCGCCCGCGCCGCCTGGCCGGGTGGGAGCTGCTCGGCCCGCTGCTGAACTCCTTCGAGCGCGCGTCCGGGGGCGCCCCGGCGTGCCTGGACCTGCCGTTCCCGACCAGCCGGTTCACCCCGGCCGGGCTGGACCTGATGCCCCACCAGGGGCAGCTGGTCGCCGCGGCCGCCGCCGGCCACCGGACGTTCCTGCTGGCCGACGAGCCGGGCCTGGGCAAGACGGCGCAGGCACTGCTCGCCGCCGAGGCGGCGGACGCCTACCCGCTGCTCGTCGTCGTCCCGAACGTGGTGAAGACCAACTGGGCGCGCGAGGCCGGGCTCTGGGTGCCGCACCGCTCGGCCACCGTGATCCACGGCAACGGCGACACGATCGACGGCTTCGCCGACATCGTCGTCGTCAACTACGAGGTGCTGGACCGCCACGTGGGCTGGCTCGGCGACTTCGGCTTCGGCGGCATGGTCGTCGACGAGGCGCACTTCATCAAGAACAAGACCTCCCAGCGCTCCCAGCACGTGCTGGAGGTCTCCCAGCGGATCCGCTCCCGCAACCCGCGCCCGCTGCTGATGGCCCTCACCGGCACACCGCTGATCAACGACATCGAGGACTTCCGGGCCATCTGGCAGTTCCTCGGCTGGATCGACGACTCCAAGCCGCTCGCCGAGCTGATGGACGCGCTGGAGGAGACCGGGCTGACGCCCGCCGACCCCGGTTTCTACGGCGCCGCCCGCCGGTGCGTCATCGACCTGGGCATCGTCCGGCGCCGCAAGGTCGACGTGGCGGCCGACATCCCCGCGCGCCGGATCGCCGACCTGCCGGTCGAGCTGGACGGACCGGCCGGGCGGTCCATCCGGGCCGCCGAGCGCGACCTCTCCCGCCGGCTGGTGAAGCGGTACGAGTCGGCGATCGCGGCCCGGGAGTCCGCCACCGTCGTCGAGGGCATCGACGCCGGCCTGGTGCGCCAGGTGGCCCGCTGGGAGCTGAAGGACGCCACCACGGCCAAGGCCGGGGAGAACGTGTTCAGCATGATGCGGCGGATCGGTGAGGCGAAGGCGGGCCTCGCCGCCGACTACGCGGCCCAGCTCGCGCGCAGCGCCGGCAAGGTCGTCTTCTTCGCCAAGCACATCGACGTCATGGACACCGCCGAGGAGGTCTTCACCAAGCAGGGCGTCCGGTACTCCTCGATCCGCGGCGACCAGACGCCGGGGGCGCGGCAGCGGAACATCGACGCGTTCGTCAACGACCCGGACGTCGCCGTCGCGGTCTGCTCGCTGACCTCCGCCGGCGTCGGGCTGAACCTGCAGGTCGCCTCCAACCTGGTGCTCGCCGAGCTGTCCTGGACCGACGCCGAGCAGACCCAGGCCATCGACCGGGCGCACCGGATCGGCCAGACCGAGCCGGTCACCGCCTGGCGGATCATCGCCGCGCAGACCATCGACGCCCGGATCGCCGAGCTGATCGACAGCAAGGCCGGTCTCGCGGCCCGCGCGCTGGACGGGTCCGACGAGGAGGTCGGGTCCTCGACCGACGTCCAGCTCGAGGCGCTCGTCGCCCTGCTGACCGAGGCGCTGGAGGCGGCAGCCGGGCCGGTGCCCGCGGCCGAGATCGCGCTCTGA
- a CDS encoding M48 family metallopeptidase, translating to MQKRPDRREPAASTAVPAVRTPPRPVPEVEVRRSARRRRTVTAYRENGRTVVLIPAAFSAAEERRWVDQMVAKLQTREERRRRTLASDDELMDRALELSRAHLDGRAVPASVRWVDNQNRRWGSCTPADRTIRLSSRLRGMPEFVVDYVLVHELAHLLEPNHDQRFWALVHAYPRAERALGFLEGFEHGATGGRPTDDDDLEPGAVDC from the coding sequence GTGCAGAAGCGACCCGACCGCCGCGAGCCGGCTGCGTCGACGGCGGTCCCCGCCGTCCGCACGCCTCCTCGTCCGGTGCCGGAGGTGGAGGTCCGCCGCAGCGCGCGGCGCCGTCGGACCGTCACGGCCTACCGGGAGAACGGGCGCACCGTCGTGCTCATCCCGGCGGCCTTCAGCGCTGCCGAGGAGCGGCGCTGGGTGGACCAGATGGTCGCCAAGCTGCAGACCCGCGAGGAGCGCCGTCGTCGCACCCTGGCCTCCGACGACGAGCTGATGGACCGGGCGCTGGAGCTCTCCCGGGCGCACCTGGACGGGCGGGCCGTGCCGGCCAGCGTCCGGTGGGTGGACAACCAGAACCGCCGGTGGGGGTCGTGCACCCCGGCCGACCGGACCATCCGGCTGTCCAGCCGGCTGCGGGGCATGCCCGAGTTCGTCGTCGACTACGTCCTGGTCCACGAGCTGGCGCACCTGCTGGAGCCCAACCACGACCAGCGCTTCTGGGCGCTGGTGCACGCCTACCCGCGGGCCGAGCGGGCGCTGGGCTTCCTCGAGGGCTTCGAGCACGGCGCCACGGGTGGCCGGCCGACCGACGACGACGACCTGGAGCCCGGCGCCGTCGACTGTTGA
- a CDS encoding UPF0182 family protein: MRPPVPVPTLSRRAKLVIGVVAVLLVLFTVIGTLTNVYVDYLWFDETGFTEVFWTEVQTRALLFAVTAVATGGLVALAVYLAYRFRPTFRPMSLEQQNLERYRQSVEPRRKLVLAGIAVVLGLFAGITAQGSWQTWLQFRNSTDFGTPDPQFGLDISFFVFDYPFYRLVLGFGFAIVLLALIGSVLTHYVFGGLRLQTPGQKLTGAARVQLSVLVGAFVALKAVAYWLDRYELVYSDRGEVFTGASYTDLNALLPAKNILVVVAAICAIAFFANILVRNTLLPAAALVLLLASSLVIGVAYPAIVQQFVVNPSANQREAEYIERAIAATRDAYGLSDVEYVNYAQDTAGDPNVGAVLSELRNDSETIPNARLLDPNVLSDTFTARQQIRNVYGFAEKLDIDRYTIDGQTQDYVVAARELDSDSLSENQDSWINRHTVYTHGNGFVAAPANQVTAGREGGEPNFTTGNLPTTGNIPVDQSRLYYGELMNDYSVVGAPEGAEPREFDLPEGGTDEGQINNTYDGEGGIGVGSFFRQLTFAIFYRERNFLLSEAVNEESKVLTIRNPRDRVEKAAPFLEVDGDPYPAVIDGRIVWILDGYTTSDSYPYAEQMELGEAATDALTGTGTTALPNETFNYIRNSVKATVDAYDGTVTLYEWEADPVLQTYMKAFPGVVQPLDSMSAELVSHMRYPEDLFKVQREILTRYHVDDPVDFYNQNDRWQIPDDPTQDTAQDQPPYYILAQRPGDEEASFQLTSPMNAFERQNLSAFISASSDPDTYGEIQILQLPGNTPFRGPGQVQNAFETNNLVRPDLTLFDSDSSEAVFGNLLTLPIGDEGLLYVEPLYVRSSGEGGFPLLQKVLVNFGDRIGYANTLSEALDQVFGAGAGESATDSNDIADTVDEDATPDTVPEPIPDAEVPVPGDGPGDEAATPEMAGAVSDINAALEALRTAQRGGDFAGQGAALEDLQIAVDAYQAAQAAAEAAPGG; encoded by the coding sequence ATGCGGCCCCCCGTGCCGGTGCCGACGCTGTCCCGGCGCGCCAAGCTGGTCATCGGCGTCGTCGCCGTCCTGCTGGTGCTCTTCACCGTGATCGGCACGCTCACCAACGTCTACGTCGACTACCTCTGGTTCGACGAGACCGGCTTCACCGAGGTGTTCTGGACCGAGGTCCAGACCCGTGCGCTGTTGTTCGCCGTGACCGCGGTGGCCACCGGGGGGCTGGTCGCCCTCGCGGTGTACCTGGCCTACCGGTTCCGCCCGACCTTCCGGCCGATGTCGCTGGAGCAGCAGAACCTCGAGCGCTACCGCCAGTCGGTCGAGCCGCGGCGCAAGCTGGTGCTCGCCGGCATCGCCGTCGTCCTCGGGCTGTTCGCCGGGATCACCGCCCAGGGCAGCTGGCAGACCTGGCTGCAGTTCCGCAACTCCACCGACTTCGGGACGCCCGACCCGCAGTTCGGCCTGGACATCTCCTTCTTCGTCTTCGACTACCCCTTCTACCGGCTGGTGCTGGGCTTCGGCTTCGCCATCGTGCTGCTGGCGCTGATCGGGTCGGTGCTGACCCACTACGTGTTCGGTGGCCTGCGGCTGCAGACCCCGGGCCAGAAGCTCACCGGCGCCGCGCGCGTGCAGCTGTCGGTCCTGGTCGGCGCCTTCGTGGCGCTGAAGGCGGTCGCCTACTGGCTGGACCGCTACGAGCTGGTCTACTCCGACCGCGGTGAGGTCTTCACCGGAGCCTCCTACACCGACCTGAACGCCCTGCTGCCGGCGAAGAACATCCTGGTCGTCGTGGCGGCCATCTGCGCCATCGCCTTCTTCGCGAACATCCTGGTGCGCAACACGCTGCTCCCGGCCGCGGCCCTGGTGCTGCTGCTGGCCTCCAGCCTGGTGATCGGCGTGGCGTACCCGGCGATCGTGCAGCAGTTCGTCGTCAACCCCAGCGCCAACCAGCGCGAGGCCGAGTACATCGAGCGGGCGATCGCCGCCACGCGCGACGCCTACGGCCTCTCCGACGTCGAGTACGTCAACTACGCGCAGGACACCGCGGGCGACCCGAACGTCGGCGCCGTCCTCTCCGAGCTGCGCAACGACAGCGAGACGATCCCGAACGCCCGGCTGCTGGACCCGAACGTGCTGTCGGACACGTTCACCGCGCGCCAGCAGATCCGCAACGTGTACGGGTTCGCCGAGAAGCTGGACATCGACCGGTACACCATCGACGGGCAGACCCAGGACTACGTCGTCGCCGCCCGCGAGCTGGACAGCGACAGCCTGAGCGAGAACCAGGACAGCTGGATCAACCGGCACACCGTCTACACCCACGGCAACGGCTTCGTGGCCGCGCCGGCCAACCAGGTGACCGCGGGCCGGGAGGGCGGCGAGCCCAACTTCACCACCGGGAACCTGCCCACCACCGGGAACATCCCGGTCGACCAGAGCCGCCTCTACTACGGCGAGCTGATGAACGACTACTCGGTCGTCGGCGCCCCCGAGGGCGCGGAGCCGCGGGAGTTCGACCTGCCCGAGGGCGGCACGGACGAGGGGCAGATCAACAACACCTACGACGGTGAGGGCGGCATCGGCGTCGGGAGCTTCTTCCGGCAGCTGACCTTCGCGATCTTCTACCGCGAGCGGAACTTCCTGCTCTCCGAGGCGGTCAACGAGGAGTCCAAGGTCCTCACCATCCGCAACCCGCGGGACCGGGTGGAGAAGGCCGCACCGTTCCTCGAGGTCGACGGGGACCCCTACCCGGCGGTCATCGACGGGCGGATCGTCTGGATCCTCGACGGCTACACCACCTCGGACTCCTACCCCTACGCCGAGCAGATGGAGCTGGGCGAGGCGGCGACCGACGCCCTGACGGGCACCGGCACGACGGCGCTGCCCAACGAGACGTTCAACTACATCCGCAACTCGGTGAAGGCCACGGTCGACGCCTACGACGGCACCGTGACGCTCTACGAGTGGGAGGCCGACCCGGTCCTCCAGACGTACATGAAGGCGTTCCCGGGCGTCGTCCAGCCGCTGGACTCGATGTCCGCGGAGCTGGTGTCGCACATGCGCTACCCGGAGGACCTGTTCAAGGTGCAGCGGGAGATCCTCACCCGCTACCACGTCGACGACCCGGTCGACTTCTACAACCAGAACGACCGCTGGCAGATCCCGGACGACCCGACGCAGGACACCGCCCAGGACCAGCCGCCGTACTACATCCTCGCCCAGCGGCCGGGTGACGAGGAGGCCAGCTTCCAGCTGACCAGCCCGATGAACGCGTTCGAACGGCAGAACCTGTCGGCGTTCATCTCCGCCTCCAGCGACCCGGACACCTACGGGGAGATCCAGATCCTGCAGCTGCCCGGCAACACGCCGTTCCGCGGCCCGGGCCAGGTGCAGAACGCCTTCGAGACGAACAACCTGGTCCGGCCGGACCTGACCCTGTTCGACAGCGACAGCTCCGAGGCGGTGTTCGGCAACCTGCTCACCCTGCCCATCGGGGACGAGGGGCTGCTCTACGTCGAGCCGCTGTACGTCCGGTCCTCGGGCGAGGGCGGCTTCCCGCTGCTGCAGAAGGTGCTGGTCAACTTCGGCGACCGGATCGGCTACGCCAACACCCTCTCCGAGGCCCTCGACCAGGTGTTCGGCGCCGGCGCGGGGGAGTCGGCCACCGACAGCAACGACATCGCCGACACCGTCGACGAGGACGCCACCCCGGACACGGTGCCCGAGCCGATCCCGGACGCCGAGGTGCCGGTCCCGGGCGACGGCCCCGGCGACGAGGCGGCGACCCCGGAGATGGCCGGCGCGGTCTCGGACATCAACGCCGCGCTGGAGGCGCTCCGGACGGCCCAGCGGGGCGGCGACTTCGCCGGCCAGGGTGCGGCGCTGGAGGACCTGCAGATCGCTGTCGACGCCTACCAGGCGGCGCAGGCCGCGGCCGAGGCGGCACCGGGCGGCTGA
- a CDS encoding zinc-dependent metalloprotease translates to MSDLPFGFGPPDRDPERRGEPGGQGGDGPGGNDPFGLGALFGGAGAGGGNPAELLGKMPLFAELQKLMNWSGGPVNWDLARQGAISQLAPGHQPTSAGEQAAVTEAMRLADLWLDQVTDLPSGVDRGLAWSRVEWVEQTLPAWTALIDPLAERVVAAMTSALPTEAASIAGPLAGIMGQMGGVMFGAQVGQALAKLADEVTTSTDVGLPLGPQGAGVLVPQNVAAFGAGLDRPEDEVRLFLALREAAHQRLYAHVPWLRQQLTDAVHAYARGIHVDREAIERGLNDAMSGMEGGLDPSDPESIQKLLGSGLLEPEETPEQQMALRRLETLLALVEGWVDSVVSAAAAERLPGHSALAETMRRRRASGGPAEQTFATLVGLELRPRRLRDASTVWGAMAQQHGPAERDRLWSHPDLLPTSDDLDEPLDFVARQGAGDPFAELTGGMGEQSDGTPPEEGGSTPDGEDGGAEPRA, encoded by the coding sequence ATGAGCGATCTCCCCTTCGGCTTCGGGCCCCCTGACCGCGACCCCGAGCGCCGGGGCGAGCCCGGCGGACAGGGCGGCGACGGGCCGGGCGGCAACGACCCCTTCGGCCTCGGCGCGCTCTTCGGCGGCGCCGGGGCCGGCGGTGGCAACCCCGCCGAACTGCTGGGCAAGATGCCGCTGTTCGCCGAGCTGCAGAAGCTGATGAACTGGTCGGGCGGCCCGGTGAACTGGGACCTCGCCCGGCAGGGTGCGATCAGCCAGCTCGCCCCCGGCCACCAGCCGACGTCCGCCGGTGAGCAGGCCGCCGTCACCGAGGCGATGCGGCTGGCCGACCTCTGGCTGGACCAGGTCACCGACCTGCCCTCCGGGGTCGACCGGGGCCTGGCCTGGTCCCGGGTGGAGTGGGTCGAGCAGACGCTGCCGGCCTGGACCGCGCTGATCGACCCGCTGGCCGAGCGCGTGGTCGCCGCCATGACCAGCGCACTGCCCACCGAGGCCGCGTCCATCGCCGGCCCGCTCGCCGGGATCATGGGGCAGATGGGCGGCGTCATGTTCGGCGCCCAGGTCGGCCAGGCGCTGGCCAAGCTCGCCGACGAGGTCACCACCAGCACCGACGTCGGCCTGCCGCTGGGCCCCCAGGGTGCCGGCGTCCTGGTGCCGCAGAACGTCGCCGCCTTCGGCGCGGGCCTGGACCGCCCCGAGGACGAGGTCCGGCTGTTCCTGGCCCTGCGCGAGGCCGCCCACCAGCGGCTGTACGCCCACGTGCCGTGGCTGCGCCAGCAGCTGACCGACGCCGTCCACGCCTACGCCCGCGGCATCCACGTCGACCGCGAGGCCATCGAGCGCGGCCTGAACGACGCGATGAGCGGCATGGAGGGCGGGCTGGACCCCAGCGACCCGGAGAGCATCCAGAAGCTGCTGGGCAGCGGGCTGCTCGAGCCGGAGGAGACCCCCGAGCAGCAGATGGCGCTGCGCCGGCTGGAGACCCTGCTCGCCCTGGTCGAGGGGTGGGTGGACAGCGTCGTCTCCGCGGCGGCAGCCGAGCGGCTGCCCGGGCACTCGGCGCTGGCCGAGACGATGCGCCGGCGCCGGGCCTCGGGCGGGCCGGCCGAGCAGACGTTCGCCACGCTGGTCGGGCTGGAGCTGCGCCCCCGGCGGCTGCGGGACGCCAGCACGGTCTGGGGGGCGATGGCACAGCAGCACGGCCCGGCCGAGCGCGACCGGCTGTGGTCCCACCCGGACCTGCTGCCCACCTCCGACGACCTGGACGAGCCGCTGGACTTCGTCGCCCGCCAGGGAGCCGGCGACCCGTTCGCCGAGCTGACCGGGGGCATGGGCGAGCAGTCCGACGGCACGCCGCCGGAGGAGGGTGGCAGCACGCCGGACGGCGAGGACGGCGGCGCCGAGCCCCGCGCCTGA
- a CDS encoding YlbL family protein encodes MTRRTTVLVAGTLLLLVFGVLGTLLPVPFVAQVPGPTYNTLGEIDGTPIISVEGREPNDVSGNLNLTTVGIPQDELTLVGAVQGWFDDEVVVVPREQVYPSGRSVQETQAENRQAFLTSEQAARGAALAELGYADAVVVQELAEDSASADRLEAGDAIDAVDGTPTPDLDALSAVLAATPPGSPVVVDYRRRGEPGSVTVTTSAAAEGEGSALGVLVLQTPYAPFDVGIEVADVGGPSAGLMLALGITDLVGDTDLTEGAVVAGTGTIDTEGVVGPIGGIPLKLVSAREIGAELFLVPAENCAEAVQNAQEGLPMARVATLDDALTALADLRAGRTPTPC; translated from the coding sequence GTGACCCGGCGGACCACCGTCCTGGTCGCCGGGACACTGCTGCTGCTGGTGTTCGGCGTGCTGGGGACGCTGCTCCCGGTGCCCTTCGTGGCCCAGGTGCCCGGGCCGACGTACAACACCCTGGGTGAGATCGACGGCACGCCGATCATCAGCGTGGAGGGCCGAGAGCCCAACGACGTCTCGGGCAACCTCAACCTGACCACCGTCGGCATCCCGCAGGACGAGCTGACGCTGGTGGGTGCGGTGCAGGGCTGGTTCGACGACGAGGTCGTCGTCGTGCCGCGGGAGCAGGTCTACCCCTCGGGCCGGTCGGTGCAGGAGACCCAGGCGGAGAACCGGCAGGCCTTCCTCACCTCCGAGCAGGCCGCCCGGGGCGCCGCGCTGGCCGAGCTGGGGTACGCCGATGCGGTCGTCGTCCAGGAGCTGGCCGAGGACTCGGCGTCGGCCGACCGGCTGGAGGCCGGGGACGCGATCGACGCGGTCGACGGCACGCCCACCCCGGACCTGGACGCCCTGTCGGCGGTGCTGGCGGCCACCCCGCCGGGCTCCCCGGTGGTCGTCGACTACCGGCGGCGGGGCGAGCCGGGCTCGGTGACGGTGACCACGTCCGCCGCGGCCGAGGGCGAGGGGTCGGCGCTCGGCGTGCTGGTCCTGCAGACCCCGTACGCGCCGTTCGACGTCGGGATCGAGGTCGCGGACGTCGGTGGTCCGTCCGCCGGTCTCATGCTGGCCCTGGGGATCACCGACCTCGTGGGCGACACCGACCTCACCGAGGGGGCGGTGGTCGCCGGTACTGGGACGATCGACACCGAGGGCGTGGTCGGGCCGATCGGCGGCATCCCGCTCAAGCTCGTCTCGGCCCGGGAGATCGGCGCCGAGCTGTTCCTGGTGCCCGCCGAGAACTGTGCCGAGGCGGTGCAGAACGCCCAGGAGGGCCTGCCGATGGCGCGGGTGGCGACGCTGGACGACGCCCTCACCGCGCTGGCGGACCTGCGTGCCGGGCGCACGCCGACGCCGTGCTGA
- a CDS encoding ThiF family adenylyltransferase, with protein sequence MTESPHPLLPAATPLLRLDPELLQIGGVDGRDGLRVHPAGAEVTALLRRLDGRRSERTVRAESVADGVPGDVVDDLLAGLRGTGLLHDLAAADLLATDPGPAAVARAGMELPAAVPRAGTGGRWRARRQSAVVVDGATRVGAPLAAVLAASGVGWVHVRDRGPVRAEDAVVGGATAADEGRPRALAAADAVRRASPLTDLRPLPPDRAPDLVVLCRPWAAADPLSAALQQAGTPHLVATVRAETGVVGPLVLPGSPGGGCLRCADAWRRDDDPAWPRLAAQLAAVEPAPSGATVTCLLTAVTAAVQVLAHLDGDDDPVTVGAALELRPPDLLPRLRRWPPHPGCACRGTGRGAPPP encoded by the coding sequence GTGACCGAGAGCCCGCACCCGCTGCTGCCCGCCGCCACGCCGCTGCTCCGGCTGGACCCGGAGCTGCTGCAGATCGGTGGCGTCGACGGGCGCGACGGGCTGCGCGTCCACCCGGCCGGCGCAGAGGTCACCGCGCTGCTGCGCCGGCTGGACGGCCGGCGGAGCGAGCGCACGGTGCGCGCCGAGTCGGTGGCCGACGGCGTGCCCGGTGACGTGGTGGACGACCTGCTGGCCGGGCTGCGCGGCACCGGCCTGCTGCACGACCTGGCCGCCGCCGACCTGCTGGCCACCGACCCCGGCCCGGCAGCGGTCGCCCGGGCCGGCATGGAGCTGCCCGCCGCGGTCCCACGGGCCGGCACGGGCGGGCGGTGGCGCGCCCGCCGGCAGAGCGCGGTCGTCGTCGACGGCGCCACCCGGGTGGGCGCACCGCTCGCCGCCGTGCTGGCCGCCAGCGGGGTGGGGTGGGTGCACGTCCGGGACCGGGGCCCGGTCCGCGCCGAGGACGCCGTCGTCGGCGGGGCGACGGCGGCCGACGAGGGACGCCCCCGGGCGCTGGCGGCCGCCGACGCCGTCCGGCGGGCCAGTCCGCTGACCGACCTCCGCCCGCTCCCCCCGGACCGGGCACCGGACCTGGTGGTGCTGTGCCGGCCCTGGGCGGCCGCCGACCCCCTGTCCGCGGCCCTGCAGCAGGCGGGCACCCCGCACCTGGTCGCCACGGTGCGCGCGGAGACCGGGGTGGTGGGCCCGCTCGTGCTGCCGGGCAGCCCGGGTGGCGGCTGCCTGCGCTGCGCCGACGCCTGGCGGCGGGACGACGACCCGGCGTGGCCCCGGCTGGCCGCCCAGCTCGCCGCGGTCGAGCCGGCCCCGAGCGGCGCCACCGTCACCTGCCTGCTCACCGCGGTCACCGCGGCGGTCCAGGTGCTGGCCCACCTCGACGGCGACGACGACCCGGTGACCGTCGGCGCGGCCCTCGAGCTGCGCCCGCCCGACCTGCTGCCCCGCCTGCGCCGCTGGCCTCCACACCCGGGATGCGCCTGTCGCGGGACCGGCCGGGGCGCGCCACCGCCGTAG